Proteins from a single region of Cryptococcus neoformans var. neoformans JEC21 chromosome 6 sequence:
- a CDS encoding chitin synthase-related, with the protein MAQQPPPSRFQGVTDLSSLAVTEDTVLVTLQERYLAHKPYTSLSPAALVFLSPYSYLPIDGEESLLRYVEEYYQCNNEEGGSRNEQGWWKKKLEEPHVFQLALGAYYNMRRTGQDQVIIASGPTGSGKSELKRLAIEAITQVSLANPGKKGSKIGLQVSSAEFILKCFGNAHTLSNDEASRFGTYTELQFNERGRLEGLKTIVYYFERSRVSQVPINGERNFHAFYYLVSGAPEEERNFLKLGDVSDYRYLNCRVRRVGVDDRHRYSQLRQAFKMIGISSRLIAQIFQLLASILHIGNLRFSPSDGIQEGASVINIDTLDTVAEFLGVHSESLAEIFSLKTILVRKEVCTTFLGPEQAEQVRDELARTLYSLLFSWLNEHINTRLCKDSFGSFIALVDLPGIQRNSGSMGSLNSVDQFCLNFAAEKMHNWVLHRIHETTRQEAEAERLLISRVPYFDNSECLGMLSNPRGGLISVIDDLSQKKRSESNLLESLGKRFHNHPSMSISPQGNRSSASFTINHYDGPVTYSTSNFLERNANETSTDIIQLLRGDTTSRSQVSTTEGHGSSNPFIKGLFGMKNIAMQTHPRSDSTIVAAQQSVRPVRAPSTRRKKMMSLVPVSEEGGEEASDFQVGGGNDESSPKELHCIAGQHWAAVDSLLKSFDQTQTWYIFALRPNDSQLPFQFDLRSMKQQVRSFGLVEMAQQLQTSWEVRLPHKEACERYNEELVYRGIPEGTGDVERLRDLKRLMSLNDADMGIGLQRVFLSNNLFHFLEDRLRAKEPGEQHAYEDLGHRKLQTDPFSPHRYQPATFDSQEHVYRDPSIRPVDSSSNLPLMEHARPIVNNSLEIDDHESSPVPYISYGGRSITDIEGYASSRDLLASSIHKSEKDPLDTEPQAGETTEVYRESIARRRWVWLCSILTWWIPGFVLSKIAGMKRQDIRQAWREKLAINMIIWFICGCAIFVIAILGPIICPTQHVYSASELASHSYTLDPNNAFVAIRGEVFDLSQFAPTHLTAVSVVPTKSIMQYGGLDASELFPVQVSALCGGVSGSISQYVTLDSTNTTDVYSQYHDFRAYTNDSRPDWYAEMMIMMRHRFRVGFMGYTKKDLKTMAAQGKAVAIYDNLVYDMSNYIRQNGGGLRAPDGVNLTAQDQADRQFMSDQVVSLFKYNSGKDITTLLDNLGSTIGTDVVDRQKTCLRNLFILGKLDTRDSAQCQFSTYILLALSCVMVAVIGFKFLSALHFGSVRAPESHDKFVICQVPCYTEGEESLRRTIDSLCKLRYDDKRKLILVICDGNIKGFGNDKPTPAIVLDILGVDVNNDPEPLSFQSLGEGAKQHNMGKVYAGLYECAGHVVPYLVIAKVGKPNERQKPGNRGKRDSQMLVMHFLNKVHFSAPMNPLELEMYHQIKNVIGVNPSFYEYLFMVDADTTVDEMSLNRLVSAMRHDKKIIGVCGETSIANAKQSIVTMSQVYEYFISHHLSKAFESLFGSITCLPGCFSMYRLRSPDTNKPLFISHGIIQDYSENRVDTLHLKNLLHLGEDRYLTTLVLKHFQDYKTKFVRHAYAKTVAPDSIKVLLSQRRRWINSTVHNLAELVFLDQLCGFCCFSMRFVVFIDLLSTIIAPVTVAYIVYLIYLIVHDGSSIPTLSIVMLAAIYGLQAMIFIFRMRWDMIAWMIFYICAIPVFSFLLPLYSFWKMDDFSWGSTRLVVGDKGKKIVIHDEGKFDPSSIPLRSWEEYENELWDQESVHSGSYMPPKAEYSYDYPRAQSTYSYGGHGYEQPVHPVQTRSTSPVSSRYQMSQFRQSPYQSPYQGPYGGSAVDFRPSRMDMAHQPSLDDTSSFHQPYQPPPRPQSSYAFNLPDPSSDSFTAPAVDYLGAQAITDSQLERSIRKICANAELDKLTKKGVRKELEREYGVELTERRETINRLVEKVLTE; encoded by the exons ATGGCACAacaacctccaccatcgCGCTTCCAGGGCGTCACTGATCTTTC CTCGCTCGCCGTCACAGAGGATACAGTCCTAGTAACCCTCCAGGAGCGCTATCTCGCTCATAAACCATACacttctctttcaccagCAGCTCTTGTTTTTCTCAGCCCTTATTCCTATCTCCCAATTGACGGTGAAGAGTCGCTACTGCGCTATGTTGAGGAGTATTACCAATGCAATaacgaggaaggaggaagcaGGAATGAGCaagggtggtggaagaagaagctggaagAACCGCATGTGTTTCAGTTGGCGCTGGGCGCATACTATAATATGAGAAGGACCGGGCAAGATCAGGTGATAATTGCCAG TGGGCCTACTGGTTCTGGCAAGAGTGAATTGAAGAGATTGGCTATCGAAGCTATCACTCAGGTCAGCCTCGCCAACCCTGGGAAAAAAGGGTCAAAAATAGGACTACAGGTCTCGAGCGCCGAG TTCATCCTCAAATGCTTTGGAAATGCCCATACTCTGTCCAACGACGAGGCGTCGCGTTTCGGCACCTATACCGAATTACAATTCAACGAAAGAGGTCGTTTGGAGGGCTTGAAGACGATCGTTTACTACTTTGAACGTTCTCGTGTATCTCAAGTTCCAATCAACGGCGAGCGCAACTTTCATGCCTTCTACTATCTTGTCTCTGGTGCAccggaagaggagcggAACTTCCTGAAGCTTGGCGATGTTTCAGACTATCGTTATCTCAACTGTCGAGTTCGACGTGTAGGCGTGGACGATCGCCACCGTTATAGCCAACTCAGGCAAGCGTTCAAGATGATCGGGATTTCAAGCCGGCTCATAGCCCAAATCTTCCAGCTTCTGGCGTCCATTCTTCACATAGGTAACCTCCGGTTCTCGCCCAGCGATGGTATACAGGAAGGTGCATCTGTTATCAACATCGACACTCTTGATACCGTGGCCGAATTTTTGGGTGTTCATTCTGAAAGCCTTGCCGAGATATTCTCTCTTAAAACCATCCTCGTCAGAAAGGAAGTTTGCACTACGTTCCTTGGGCCGGAACAAGCAGAACAAGTCCGAGACGAGCTTGCACGAACGCTCTATTCATTACTCTTCTCGTGGCTTAATGAGCATATCAATACAAGGCTATGTAAAGACAGCTTCGGATCCTTTATCGCATTGGTCGACCTCCCTGGCATCCAGCGTAACTCTGGATCTATGGGGTCTCTCAACTCAGTGGATCAATTTTGTCTCAATTTTGCCGCTGAAAAAATGCACAACTGGGTATTGCACAGGATACACGAGACGACAAGGCAGGAAGCAGAGGCTGAGAGGCTGCTAATATCTCGAGTGCCATATTTTGACAATTCAGAGTGCCTTGGGATGCTGTCCAACCCTCGAGGCGGATTGATAAGTGTTATTGACGACTTGTCACAGAAGAAGCGCTCGGAGAGTAACTTACTTGAAAGCCTCGGCAAGAGGTTCCACAACCATCCTTCTATGTCCATCTCCCCTCAAGGAAATCGGTCTTCAGCATCATTCACCATCAATCACTATGACGGTCCTGTCACATACTCTACATCCAacttcctcgaacgcaaCGCCAACGAGACAAGCACTGACATCATCCAACTCCTCCGCGGCGACACTACCTCACGATCTCAGGTCTCCACTACTGAAGGGCATGGCTCAAGTAACCCGTTCATCAAGGGCTTATTTGGGATGAAAAACATCGCCATGCAAACTCACCCTAGAAGCGACTCTACCATCGTTGCCGCTCAACAATCTGTACGACCTGTCCGAGCACCGTCAACCCGACgtaagaagatgatgtcaCTTGTACCTGTCTCtgaggaaggaggcgaagaagcTAGCGACTTCCAAGTAGGAGGTGGTAATGATGAATCTTCTCCGAAGGAACTGCATTGCATTGCCGGTCAACACTGGGCCGCAGTTGATTCGTTGTTGAAATCGTTTGACCAAACTCAGACTTGGTACATATTCGCTCTCAGGCCCAACGACAGTCAGTTACCATTTCAGTTTGACTTGCGAAGTATGAAACAACAAGTTAGAAGCTTTGGATTAGTGGAGATGGCGCAACAGCTTCAGACGTCTTGGGAAGTGAGGTTACCACATAAGGAGGCTTGCGAAAGGTACAACGAAGAGTTAGTGTACCGAGGGATACCAGAGGGAACAGGCGACGTTGAGAGACTAAGGGATCTAAAGCGACTGATGAGTTTGAATGATGCAGATATGGGTATTGGACTCCAGCGA GTATTCCTTTCGAACAATCTCTTTCATTTCCTGGAGGACCGACTACGGGCCAAAGAGCCCGGAGAACAACATGCCTACGAGGATCTTGGCCACAGAAAGCTGCAAACCGATCCGTTCTCCCCCCATCGCTACCAGCCTGCAACTTTCGACTCACAAGAACATGTGTATAGAGATCCTTCTATCCGCCCTGTGGACTCATCTTCAAACTTGCCGCTCATGGAACACGCTCGGCCCATCGTCAACAATTCACTTGAAATTGACGACCATGAGAGCTCTCCCGTGCCATACATAAGTtatggaggaagatcaaTCACCGATATCGAAGGATACGCTTCTTCTCGTGATCTCTTGGCGAGCTCCATCCACAAGAGCGAAAAGGACCCCCTAGATACCGAGCCTCAGGCGGGAGAGACCACTGAAGTGTACCGCGAGTCTATTGCAAGGCGTCGATGGGTTTGGCTTTGTTCTATCCTCACATGGTGGATACCTGGCTTTGTGCTATCCAAAATTGCCGGAATGAAGAGACAGGATATCCGACAAGCATGGAGGGAAAAGCTCGCCATCAACATGATCATCTGGTTCATCTGCGGATGCGCCATCTTTGTCATTGCGATTCTTGGTCCTATCATATGTCCCACTCAACATGTCTACAGTGCGAGCGAGCTGGCTAGTCACAGTTACACGTTAGACCCTAACAATGCTTTTGTGGCAATCCGCGGCGAGGTGTTTGACTTGTCTCAGTTTGCACCGACTCATCTCACAGCAGTATCGGTCGTTCCCACCAAAAGCATTATGCAGTACGGTGGCTTGGACGCGAGCGAGCTCTTTCCCGTCCAAGTCTCGGCGCTTTGTGGAGGTGTTTCTGGTTCCATCAGCCAGTATGTCACCCTTGACAGCACCAACACCACCGACGTTTACTCGCAGTATCACGATTTCCGCGCTTACACCAATGACTCTCGACCGGATTGGTACGctgagatgatgatcatGATGCGTCACCGATTCCGCGTTGGATTCATGGGCTACACAAAGAAGGACTTGAAAACAATGGCTGCGCAGGGCAAAGCGGTCGCCATATATGACAATTTAGTATACGACATGTCGAATTATATCCGGCAAAATGGCGGAGGGCTGAGGGCACCCGATGGGGTCAATCTTACCGCCCAAGACCAAGCTGATCGTCAGTTCATGAGCGACCAAGTCGTATCATTGTTCAAGTACAATTCTGGCAAGGACATCACTACCCTTCTGGACAACCTTGGCTCAACAATTGGCACAGATGTCGTCGACAGACAGAAAACGTGTCTACGCAATCTGTTCATCCTCGGTAAACTCGACACCCGAGATTCTGCCCAATGTCAGTTCTCGACCTACATCCTTCTCGCACTGAGCTGTGTCATGGTGGCAGTTATTGGATTCAAGTTTCTATCTGCTTTGCACTTTGGCTCTGTTCGTGCACCGGAATCCCACGACAAGTTTGTCATTTGTCAAGTACCTTGTTATACCGAAGGCGAAGAGTCTCTTCGACGTACTATTGACTCGCTCTGCAAGCTCAGGTACGATGATAAACGTAAACTTATTCTCGTCATCTGCGATGGTAACATCAAAGGTTTCGGTAATGACAAACCCACCCCTGCTATCGTGCTTGATATTCTTGGTGTTGACGTTAACAACGACCCAGAGCCATTGAGTTTCCAATCGCTTGGCGAGGGCGCAAAGCAGCATAATATGGGTAAAGTCTATGCGGGGTTGTACGAATGTGCCGGGCATGTTGTACCGTACCTGGTGATCGCCAAGGTCGGCAAACCGAATGAGAGGCAGAAGCCTGGTAACAGAGGTAAACGAGATTCACAAATGCTCGTGATGCACTTTTTAAACAAG GTTCACTTCAGCGCACCGATGAATCCTCTGGAACTTGAAATGTATCACCAGATCAAGAACGTAATTGGTGTCAATCCCAGTTTCTACGAGTACCTATTCATGGTCGACGCTGATACGACTGTCGATGAAATGTCATTGAACCGTCTTGTTTCTGC AATGAGGCACGACAAGAAGATTATCGGTGTATGCGGAGAGACGTCCATTGCGAACGCCAAGCAGTCTATTGTGACAATGTCCCAA GTCTACGAATATTTCATCTCACATCACCTCTCCAAAGCGTTTGAAAGTCTCTTTGGTTCCATCACTTGTCTGCCCGGTTGTTTCTCCATGTACCGACTCCGTTCGCCAGACACGAACAAGCCATTATTTATCTCCCATGGTATCATCCAAGACTACTCTGAGAATCGGGTCGACACGTTGCATCTCAAgaacctcctccacttGGGTGAGGATAGATACCTGACTACCCTGGTTCTCAAGCATTTCCAAGATTACAAGACCAAGTTTGTGCGACATGCGTATGCCAAGACTGTGGCTCCTGATTCAATCAAGGTTTTATTGAGTCAAAGGCGTCGATGGATCAATTCCACTGTTCATAATCTTGCTGAACTTGTCTTTTTGGATCAATTATGTGGATTCTGTTGTTTCTCGATGAGGTTTGTGGTCTTTATTGACTTGTTGTCAACAATCATTGCACCTGTCACTGTTGCCTAT ATCGTGTACTTGATTTATCTAATCGTACACGATGGCTCGTCAATCCCTACTCTGAGTATCGTCATGCTCGCGGCCATCTACGGTCTACAAGCGAtgatcttcatcttccgtaTGCGATGGGATATGATTGCTTGGATGATCT TCTATATCTGCGCCATTCCCGTTTTCTCATTCTTGCTGCCGCTGTATTCTTTCTGGAAAATGGACGACTTCAGTTGGGGTTCTACCAGGCTGG TCGTCGGTGATAAGGGCAAAAAAATTGTCATCCAT GATGAAGGTAAATTCGACCCGTCTTCTATTCCGTTGAGAAGCTGGGAAGAATATGA GAATGAACTCTGGGACCAAGAATCTGTTCACTCTGGATCGTACATGCCACCAAAGGCCGAATATTCGTACGACTACCCGCGCGCCCAATCGACGTATAGCTACGGCGGTCATGGTTATGAGCAACCGGTCCACCCTGTGCAGACACGGAGCACGTCTCCTGTCAGTTCGCGTTATCAGATGAGCCAGTTCCGCCAAAGCCCTTATCAGAGTCCCTATCAAGGGCCATACGGTGGAAGTGCGGTGGATTTCAGGCCTAGCCGTATGGATATGGCACATCAACCCTCGTTGGACGATACATCATCCTTCCACCAGCCATatcaacctcctccacgACCTCAAAGCTCCTACGCATTCAATCTCCCCGACCCTTCTTCAGACTCCTTCACCGCTCCCGCAGTCGATTACCTCGGTGCGCAAGCGATAACAGATAGTCAGCTGGAGAGATCGATAAGAAAGATATGTGCGAATGCAGAGCTGGACAagttgacgaagaagggagtgAGAAAAGAGCTGGAAAGGGAGTATGGTGTTGAGTTGActgagaggagggagaccATCAATAGATTGGTCGAGAAAGTTTTGACAGAGTAG
- a CDS encoding nucleotide-sugar transporter, putative, producing the protein MSKPFVPTPNISRPATPSSLDYGKDEASSTLLRDMGERGDRERKDREERDKKEAMPSGQDQVLPILSYCAASIMMTVVNKYVVSGANFTMTFLLLAIQSSVCVLAVTTVKKLGFISFRDFDKNDAKAWWPISTLLVAVIYTGSKALQFLSIPVYTIFKNLTIILIAYGEVFMFNGAVSGLTLCSFALMVGSSIIAAWSDITSVWNKEPELDPITGLEITVGPVSTIGGLNAGYIWMALNCFVSAAYVLFMRKRIKVTGFKDWDSMYYNNLLSIPILVVFSLVIEDWGSESLALNFPASNRVLLLSAMAFSGAAAVFISYSTAWCVRITGSTTYSMVGALNKLPVAASGILFFGDPANFGNISAIAVGGVAGVVYAVAKTNQAKVEKARQARAAGGRP; encoded by the exons ATGTCCAAACCTTTCGTGCCCACACCCAACATCTCTCGCCCAGCcactccctcctccctcgaCTACGGCAAGGACGAGGCCTCTTCCACCCTCCTGAGGGACATGGGCGAGCGGGGAGacagagagaggaaagacagggaagagagggacaagaaggaggctATGCCGTCGGGACAGGATCAGG tcctccccatcctctcgTACTGTGCTGCCAGTATCATGATGACCGTCGTCAACAAG TACGTCGTGTCCGGCGCGAACTTCACCATGACCTTTTTGCTGTTGGCTATCCAATCGAGTGTCTGTGTTTTGGCCGTCACTACCGTGAAGAAGCTGGGTTTCATCTCTT TCCGTGACTTTGACAAGAATGACGCCAAGGCCTGGTGGCCCATCTCTACATTGTTGGTGGCTGTCATCTACACTGGTTCAAAGGCTTTG CAATTCTTGTCTATCCCCGTCTACAC TATCTTCAAGAACTTGACCATTATCCTCATT GCCTACGGAGAAGTGTTTATGTTCAACGGTGCCGTCAGTGGTCTCACACTCTGTTCATTTGCTCTCATG GTTggctcttccatcatcgccGCCTGGTCCGATATCACTTCTGTGTGGAACAAGGAGCCTGAGCTTGACCCTATTACCGGTCTCGAGATTACTGTTGGCCCCGTATCTACGATTGGTGGCCTTAATGCTGGTTACATTTGGATGGCGCTCAACTGTTTCGTCTCTGCTGCCTAC GTTTTGTTCATGCGAAAGCGAATCAAGGTCACTGGCTTCAAGGACTGGGACTCTATGTATTACAAcaaccttctctccatccccatccttgtcgtcttctctcttgTCATCGAAGACTGGGGTTCTGAATCTCTTGCCCTCAACTTCCCTGCTTCCAACCGTGtgctccttctctccgCCATGGCCTTTTCCGGCGCCGCTGCCGTCTTCATTTCATACTCTACCGCCTGGTGTGTTCGTATCACTGGTTCCACAACATACAGTATGGTCGGAGCTTTGAACAAGTTGCCTGTCGCCGCGAGCGGTATCTTGTTCTTTGGTGACCCCGCCAACTTTGGTAACATCTCGGCCATCGCTGTTGGTGGTGTCGCTGGTGTGGTGTACGCTGTGGCCAAGACTAACCAGGCAAAGGTAGAGAAGGCTAGGCAAGCAAGGGCCGCGGGTGGTAGGCCATGA